In one Fusarium keratoplasticum isolate Fu6.1 chromosome 5, whole genome shotgun sequence genomic region, the following are encoded:
- a CDS encoding Autophagy protein 5, whose product MSSSSPIPQALWNARIPLHVTHPSSPTTPFITSVPRFSYLALLLPRLSAFFGSPCSSFHFEDVQLRNLAVGLLVDLYRPSLPWRLTVNDGVGWDIADTFLNCVKEADFIRNGNANQIMKMSKDNTTQLWNAVIDNDYASFNRINSGLLNAPTALKHIPLRIYIPTSSTGPDSSPTPSESGTFKVVQSLVPASGSDRRPKLLGQALKEVLPGLFPSSRDPILAKVVMHGAGVPFAAPLEELMREAAYPDGWLCLVVIVL is encoded by the exons atgtcttcctcttcacccaTCCCTCAGGCCCTCTGGAACGCCCGCATCCCACTACACGTCACGCACCCCTCATCACCGACCACGCCATTCATCACCAGCGTCCCGCGCTTCAGTTACCTCGCCCTCCTGCTGCCGAGGCTGTCGGCCTTTTTCGGATCTCCCTGCTCCAGCTTCCACTTCGAGGACGTCCAGCTGAGGAACCTGGCCGTGGGGCTGCTCGTCGACCTGTACCGCCCGAGCCTGCCGTGGAGGCTGACTGTCAACGATGGAGTGGGGTGGGATATTGCAGATACGTTTCTTAACTGTGTGAAAGAG GCCGACTTCATCCGCAATGGCAACGCAAACCAAATCATGAAAATGTCCAAAGACAACACGACTCAACTCTGGAACGCAGTCATAGACAATGACTATGCTTCATTCAACCGCATAAACAGCGGTCTTCTCAACGCCCCCACAGCTCTCAAGCACATCCCgctgcgcatctatatcccaacctcatcaaccgGCCCGGACTCATCCCCAACGCCCTCAGAGTCTGGCACCTTCAAAGTCGTTCAATCGCTCGTACCTGCATCGGGATCTGACCGTCGGCCAAAGCTACTGGGGCAAGCGCTCAAGGAGGTGCTTCCAGGCTTGTTCCCCAGCAGTCGAGATCCTATCCTGGCTAAGGTGGTGATGCACGGTGCTGGAGTACCCTTTGCCGCACCCTTGGAGGAGTTGATGAGAGAAGCTGCATATCCCGACGGATGGCTGTGCCTTGTTGTTATCGTGTTATAA
- a CDS encoding MARVEL domain-containing protein: protein MAIDRIVSLVLRAAELVFAAIVAGVNGEYLHKSEGASSWQLGRFIYTEVVAALGILFSLLLLIPFSSTFIHWPLDIFMSINWWIVFGLLVDLIGDSCGRVFNWGNVHPIHGDQCGKFKATIAFSFLSALLWLVSALVGFFWVRRRERAVARADAAHYNRRRHWFRRSRV from the exons ATGGCTATCGATCGCATCGTCAGCCTTGTTCTTCGCGCCGCGGAGCTCGTCTttgccgccatcgtcgcAGGCGTCAACGGCGAGTATCTGCACAAGTCTGAGGGCGCCAGTTCATGGCAACTCGGCCGGTTCATTTACACCGAAGTGGTGGCCGCGCTGGGCATACTGTTCTCTCTATTGCTCCTCATTCCCTTCTCGAGCACCTTTATTCACTGGCCCTTGGATATTTTCATGAGCATCAACTGGTGGATCGTCTTTGGCCTGCTCGTCGAT TTGATTGGAGACTCTTGCGGTCGCGTGTTCAACTGGGGCAACGTCCATCCTATTCACGGTGATCAGTGCGGCAAGTTCAAGGCCACCATCGCCTTCAGCTTCCTCTCGGCACTTCTCTGGCTCGTCTCTGCCCTcgtcggcttcttctgggtTCGCCGCCGTGAGCGCGCCGTCGCCCGCGCCGATGCCGCCCACTACAACCGCCGCAGGCACTGGTTCCGCCGCAGCCGTGTCTAA
- a CDS encoding A-deaminase domain-containing protein: MAGEHTMSNEEWEEVAQDIPSLSDPFLQQYLTGRSNLIAQEQKTRSDTSFKASLSPIAKRACDIVDRIRDHENATVWTPQVEEELSQAGNECLFPGMMFMLAKDRMERTDLWKIVRRMPKGALLHAHMDAMVNFDFILEELMKMPGMHMSSDLPLTTEAAREDAALKFRYRAKERTDGSIWEDSYEPESFLLLTKVADDFPNGGRSGFLKWLKGRCVLSVTDSHEQHHGIDAIWVKFAKCFVVVATIIHYEPMFRVFLRHLMKTLKEDGVSWAELRFTWPLDYCRDKQEEPEKDYTHMFEVIREEVARFKSSPEGQGFWGLTTIWTTIRRLPTRDIIENMDCCIATKINFPDLIAGYDLVGAEDLGRPLSDLLPELFWFRKQCAMEGVNLPFFFHAGETLGDGTDTDGNLFDAILLGTRRIGHGFSLFKHPLLIDMVKEKRILIESCPISNEVLRLCGSVTAHPLPALLARGVACSLCNDDPAMLGQDTAGMSHDFFQAVQGWKNLGLAGLGSLAENSVRWSAFEDQNQTEWVKGIKEASLGDGVKAKRLQEWQVEWEKFCLWIVEEYGDEFSPEEGEEKANEDA; encoded by the exons ATGGCTGGAGAACACACAATGTCCAACgaggagtgggaggaggTCGCCCAGGACATACCCTCGCTTTCTGATCCCTTTCTGCAACAATATCTCACCGGCCGATCCAATCTCATAGCCCAGGAGCAAAAGACCCGTTCCGATACATCCTTCAAAGCCTCTCTGTCGCCCATCGCCAAGCGTGCCTGTGACATCGTCGACCGCATTCGCGACCACGAGAATGCCACCGTCTGGACGCCccaggttgaggaggagctctCTCAGGCCGGCAATGAGTGTCTTTTCCCCGGCATGATGTTCATGCTCGCCAAGGATCGAATGGAGAGGACGGATCTGTGGAAGATTGTCCGCCGCATGCCAAAGGGTGCCCTCCTCCACGCACACATGGACGCCATGGTCAACTTTGACTTTATCCTCGAAGAACTCATGAAGATGCCGGGCATGCACATGTCGAGTGACTTGCCCCTTACTACCGAGGCCGCGAGGGAGGATGCAGCCCTCAAATTCCGATACAGAGCCAAGGAGAGAACTGACGGCTCCATCTGGGAGGATTCATATGAGCCCGAGAGTTTCCTACTACTTACGAAAGTGGCCGATGATTTCCCTAACGGCGGGAGGTCTGGTTTCCTCAAGTGGCTCAAGGGCAGATGCGTCCTCTCAGTCACAGACAGTCACGAGCAACATCACGGCATTGACGCAATCTGGGTCAAGTTTGCCAAATGCTTCGTTGTCGTTGCCACCATTATCCACTATGAGCCCATGTTCCGGGTATTCCTGCGTCATCTCATGAAGACGCTCAAGGAAGACGGCGTCAGCTGGGCCGAACTCCG GTTCACATGGCCCCTCGACTACTGCCGTGACAAACAGGAGGAGCCCGAGAAGGACTATACACACATGTTCGAGGTCATCCGGGAAGAGGTTGCGCGCTTCAAGAGCTCGCCAGAAGGCCAGGGATTCTGGGGTCTCACCACCATCTGGACGACCATCCGCCGACTACCCACCCGTGACATTATCGAAAACATGGACTGCTGCATCGCCACAAAGATCAACTTCCCCGACCTGATTGCTGGCTACGATCTCGTCGGAGCTGAAGATCTGGGCCGGCCTCTTTCAGATCTGCTCCCGGAGCTGTTCTGGTTCCGCAAGCAGTGTGCTATGGAGGGCGTTAAcctgcccttcttcttccacgcGGGAGAGACATTGGGAGATGGCACAGACACGGATGGAAACCTCTTTGATGCAATCTTACTCGGAACCCGACGCATCGGCCACGGGTTCAGTCTCTTCAAGCATCCTCTACTCatcgacatggtcaaggagaagcgcaTCCTCATCGAGTCATGCCCTATCTCGAACGAGGTTCTCAGGCTCTGCGGCTCCGTGACAGCCCACCCCCTCCCCGCCCTCCTTGCGCGCGGAGTGGCCTGCAGTCTCTGCAACGATGACCCCGCCATGCTTGGCCAGGATACCGCTGGCATGTCCCACGACTTCTTCCAGGCGGTGCAGGGCTGGAAGAACCTCGGTCTCGCTGGTCTGGGCAGTCTTGCTGAGAATAGTGTCAGGTGGTCTGCCTTTGAGGACCAGAACCAGACAGAGTGGGTCAAGGGTATTAAGGAAGCCAGCCTGGGTGAcggcgtcaaggccaagaggcTACAGGAATGGCAAGTTGAGTGGGAAAAGTTTTGTCTGTGGATCGTCGAGGAGTATGGAGATGAGTTCAGTCctgaggagggggaggaaaAGGCGAACGAGGATGCTTAG